The Mercurialis annua linkage group LG2, ddMerAnnu1.2, whole genome shotgun sequence genome contains a region encoding:
- the LOC126668197 gene encoding uncharacterized protein LOC126668197: MEETIPYNMKLPTLPIINGEGDPRDHTSRFTAIIGLLSVSDAILCRVFPTTLTGTAQRRYNKFKPRSIKNFASLSTKFLNIYLTNILAKTTISILRSCIQKEGDTLRSYIERFNKQAMKIDNLNVDIPTEALRDGARFEKLVDKLLVNKPITFSNLMVIAQNYFELDKGWRAIRGKEEKEKESKNRLKSRSEDRRPRPEENRRFAPQCRYEPRHDPRDDEPNFTPLNTSMTNVLMDKGEKRDMDDKGKEKEEERPSKILKTIHMINGGGHNSSTIRRKQRREVMNTRETHMPPVIFDVEDYEHVKAPHNDAL; this comes from the exons ATGGAAGAAACAATCCCCTACAACATGAAATTACCTACCTTGCCGATAATTAATGGAGAAGGAGACCCGAGGGATCACACGTCCAGATTTACTGCAATCATAGGCCTCCTAAGCGTCTCAGACGCGATCTTATGTCGAGTATTCCCGACCACCCTGACAGGAACCGCCCAGAGACGGTACAATAAATTCAAGCCAAGATCGATCAAGAACTTCGCCTCTTTATCCACAAAATTTCTCAATATATACCTCACTAACATCTTGGCCAAAACTACCATCAGCATCTTGAGGTCATGCATTCAGAAGGAAGGAGACACGTTGAGAAGTTACATTGAACGATTCAACAAACAAGCTATGAAAATAGACAACCTGAATGTTGATATACCGACCGAAGCGCTGAGAGATGGAGCGAGATTCGAAAAATTGGTGGACAAACTACTGGTCAATAAGCCAATCACTTTTTCGAACCTGATGGTAATCGCCCAGAATTACTTTGAGCTGGACAAAGGATGGAGAGCTATCAGAGGAAAAGAGGAAAAAGAGAAGGAGTCCAAAAACAGACTGAAATCAAGATCGGAAGATAGGCGGCCGAGGCCTGAGGAAAACAGGCGTTTCGCCCCGCAGTGCAGATATGAACCCAGACATGATCCCCGAGACGACGAGCCCAACTTCACGCCATTAAACACAAGCATGAccaatgtcctcat GGACAAGGGAGAAAAGAGGGACATGGATGACAAAGGCAAGGAAAAGGAAGAAGAGAGACCATCTAAGATTCTAAAGACgatacacatgattaatgggGGAGGGCATAACAGCTCAACCATTCGAAGAAAGCAGAGAAGAGAAGTAATGAACACTAGAGAAACCCATATGCCACCGGTGATTTTTGATGTCGAAGATTATGAACATGTGAAAGCACCCCATAATGATGCGTTGTAA
- the LOC126670359 gene encoding beta-glucosidase 18-like isoform X1: MPLAVAHHHHDHHQLLSFLFIILLLYVSLAQTSNYDVKRSEFPDDFFFGTTTSSYQIEGAYLEDGKGLNTWDVFTHIPGNIDNNDNGDVADDHYHLFLDDIELMQSLGVNAYRFSISWSRILPRGRFGEVNPLGIAFYNSLIDNLLLRGIEPFVTIYHLDFPQELEDRYGSWLSPLMQEDFVYFAEICFKNFGHKTKHWITINEPNLFAEMAYITGLYPPCHCSPPFGNCSIGNSDIEPLIVMHNMILAHAKAVKLYRESFQSKQGGSIGIVGLATTYEPFRVNNGLDEEAASRAMIFQFAWLFDPIVHGDYPPEMRHYLGGELPKFSPEEINIVKGSTDFIGVNHYTALYAKDCIHSSCIPGWDRPIRGFAYTTGERNGVTIGEPTGNPLLFVVPRGMEKSVNYVKERYNNMPIYVTENGYSPPPQEQELEEAELLQDLNRVNYHKSYLRALARAIRNGADVRGYFIWSFLDNFEWASGYSLRYGIHYVDFQTLERKPKHSAKWYKKFLTITDRNMSAMMIESETAAKEEI; encoded by the exons ATGCCACTTGCAGTAGCTCATCATCATCATGATCATCATCAGCTACTCTCATTCTTGTTTATTATTCTTCTGTTATATGTTTCTTTAGCTCAAACAAGTAACTATGATGTGAAACGATCTGAATTCCCAGATGATTTCTTCTTTGGAACAACGACTTCTTCATATCAG ATTGAAGGAGCTTATCTTGAAGATGGCAAAGGACTTAATACCTGGGATGTTTTCACCCATATACCTG GCAACATAGACAATAATGATAATGGAGACGTTGCAGACGATCATTATCATCTCTTCTTG GATGATATTGAGCTTATGCAGTCTCTCGGGGTAAATGCATATAGATTTTCAATCTCGTGGAGCAGAATTTTGCCAA GAGGAAGGTTTGGAGAAGTGAATCCACTAGGAATCGCGTTCTATAATAGTCTTATCGACAATCTCTTACTCAGGG GAATTGAGCCGTTCGTGACAATTTACCATCTTGATTTCCCACAAGAGCTGGAGGACAGATATGGATCTTGGCTTAGTCCTCTCATGCA GGAAGATTTTGTCTACTTTGCAgaaatttgtttcaaaaatttTGGACACAAAACTAAGCACTGGATTACTATAAATGAGCCTAACTTGTTTGCTGAGATGGCTTACATTACGGGATTGTACCCTCCATGTCACTGCTCACCACCTTTCGGTAACTGTTCTATAGGAAATTCTGATATAGAGCCTCTCATTGTTATGCATAATATGATATTAGCACATGCCAAGGCTGTTAAGCTATACCGCGAAAGTTTTCAG TCAAAGCAAGGTGGTTCAATAGGTATCGTTGGATTAGCAACGACGTATGAACCATTTAGAGTCAACAACGGATTAGATGAGGAAGCTGCATCCAGGGCCATGATTTTTCAATTCGCCTG GCTATTTGATCCCATTGTACATGGAGATTATCCTCCTGAAATGCGTCATTATCTTGGAGGTGAATTGCCAAAGTTTTCGCCGGAAGAAATTAACATTGTAAAAGGAAGTACGGATTTCATTGGCGTTAACCATTATACAGCATTATATGCCAAGGATTGCATTCATTCTTCTTGCATTCCGGGCTGGGATCGCCCTATTCGAGGCTTTGCTTACACAACTGGAGAAAGAAATGGAGTTACAATTGGTGAACCG ACCGGAAATCCACTCCTCTTTGTAGTTCCAAGGGGAATGGAGAAGAGTGTTAACTATGTTAAGGAAAGATACAATAACATGCCAATTTATGTGACAGAAAACG GATATTCTCCACCTCCTCAAGAACAGGAACTAGAAGAGGCAGAGCTGTTGCAGGATCTCAATAGAGTCAACTATCATAAATCCTACCTTAGGGCTTTGGCTAGAGCCATCAG GAATGGAGCTGACGTGCGAGGATATTTTATATGGAGCTTTCTCGACAACTTCGAATGGGCTAGCGGTTATAGCCTGCGTTACGGAATTCATTATGTCGATTTTCAAACGCTTGAACGTAAACCGAAGCACTCTGCTAAGTGGTATAAAAAATTTCTTACAATCACAGATAGAAACATGAGTGCCATGATGATTGAATCAGAAACCGCAGCAAAAGAAGAAATATAG
- the LOC126670359 gene encoding beta-glucosidase 18-like isoform X2 — translation MISSLEQRLLHIRLKELILKMAKDLIPGMFSPIYLDDIELMQSLGVNAYRFSISWSRILPRGRFGEVNPLGIAFYNSLIDNLLLRGIEPFVTIYHLDFPQELEDRYGSWLSPLMQEDFVYFAEICFKNFGHKTKHWITINEPNLFAEMAYITGLYPPCHCSPPFGNCSIGNSDIEPLIVMHNMILAHAKAVKLYRESFQSKQGGSIGIVGLATTYEPFRVNNGLDEEAASRAMIFQFAWLFDPIVHGDYPPEMRHYLGGELPKFSPEEINIVKGSTDFIGVNHYTALYAKDCIHSSCIPGWDRPIRGFAYTTGERNGVTIGEPTGNPLLFVVPRGMEKSVNYVKERYNNMPIYVTENGYSPPPQEQELEEAELLQDLNRVNYHKSYLRALARAIRNGADVRGYFIWSFLDNFEWASGYSLRYGIHYVDFQTLERKPKHSAKWYKKFLTITDRNMSAMMIESETAAKEEI, via the exons ATGATTTCTTCTTTGGAACAACGACTTCTTCATATCAG ATTGAAGGAGCTTATCTTGAAGATGGCAAAGGACTTAATACCTGGGATGTTTTCACCCATATACCTG GATGATATTGAGCTTATGCAGTCTCTCGGGGTAAATGCATATAGATTTTCAATCTCGTGGAGCAGAATTTTGCCAA GAGGAAGGTTTGGAGAAGTGAATCCACTAGGAATCGCGTTCTATAATAGTCTTATCGACAATCTCTTACTCAGGG GAATTGAGCCGTTCGTGACAATTTACCATCTTGATTTCCCACAAGAGCTGGAGGACAGATATGGATCTTGGCTTAGTCCTCTCATGCA GGAAGATTTTGTCTACTTTGCAgaaatttgtttcaaaaatttTGGACACAAAACTAAGCACTGGATTACTATAAATGAGCCTAACTTGTTTGCTGAGATGGCTTACATTACGGGATTGTACCCTCCATGTCACTGCTCACCACCTTTCGGTAACTGTTCTATAGGAAATTCTGATATAGAGCCTCTCATTGTTATGCATAATATGATATTAGCACATGCCAAGGCTGTTAAGCTATACCGCGAAAGTTTTCAG TCAAAGCAAGGTGGTTCAATAGGTATCGTTGGATTAGCAACGACGTATGAACCATTTAGAGTCAACAACGGATTAGATGAGGAAGCTGCATCCAGGGCCATGATTTTTCAATTCGCCTG GCTATTTGATCCCATTGTACATGGAGATTATCCTCCTGAAATGCGTCATTATCTTGGAGGTGAATTGCCAAAGTTTTCGCCGGAAGAAATTAACATTGTAAAAGGAAGTACGGATTTCATTGGCGTTAACCATTATACAGCATTATATGCCAAGGATTGCATTCATTCTTCTTGCATTCCGGGCTGGGATCGCCCTATTCGAGGCTTTGCTTACACAACTGGAGAAAGAAATGGAGTTACAATTGGTGAACCG ACCGGAAATCCACTCCTCTTTGTAGTTCCAAGGGGAATGGAGAAGAGTGTTAACTATGTTAAGGAAAGATACAATAACATGCCAATTTATGTGACAGAAAACG GATATTCTCCACCTCCTCAAGAACAGGAACTAGAAGAGGCAGAGCTGTTGCAGGATCTCAATAGAGTCAACTATCATAAATCCTACCTTAGGGCTTTGGCTAGAGCCATCAG GAATGGAGCTGACGTGCGAGGATATTTTATATGGAGCTTTCTCGACAACTTCGAATGGGCTAGCGGTTATAGCCTGCGTTACGGAATTCATTATGTCGATTTTCAAACGCTTGAACGTAAACCGAAGCACTCTGCTAAGTGGTATAAAAAATTTCTTACAATCACAGATAGAAACATGAGTGCCATGATGATTGAATCAGAAACCGCAGCAAAAGAAGAAATATAG
- the LOC126668198 gene encoding probable 2' cyclic ADP-D-ribose synthase BdTIR, whose amino-acid sequence MTNNRVLKPYCDVFINHRGTDTKRTVATLLYDHLSRFNLKPFLDNKNMKPGDKLFDNINEAIRQCKIGLAVFSPRYCESYFCLHELALMMETRKKVIPIFCDIKPSDLHVVGNGQYSDEEIIRFNQAIEEAKYTVGLTFDSLKGNWSEVVTSASDIVISSLIEIESEKLLHLRKVPMHGI is encoded by the exons ATGACTAATAATCGTGTTTTAAAACCCTATTGTGATGTGTTTATCAACCATAGAGGAACCGACACGAAACGTACCGTAGCTACATTGCTTTACGATCATCTTTCTAGGTTTAATCTAAAACCTTTCTTGGATAACAAGAATATGAAGCCAGGTGATAAGTTGTTTGATAATATTAATGAAGCAATTAGGCAATGTAAAATAGGGTTAGCTGTTTTTTCTCCTCGTTATTGTGAGTCATACTTTTGCCTGCATGAACTTGCTCTTATGATGGAGACAAGAAAGAAAGTTATTCCGATCTTTTGTGACATTAAGCCGTCGGACCTTCACGTCGTCGGAAATGGACAATATTCCGATGAGGAGATTATTAGGTTTAATCAGGCGATTGAAGAAGCTAAATACACTGTTGGCCTTACATTCGACTCTTTAAAAGG GAATTGGTCTGAAGTGGTGACAAGTGCGTCCGATATTGTTATCAGTAGCTTGATTGAGATTGAGAGTGAAAAACTTTTACATCTTAGGAAGGTGCCAATGCATGGAATATGA
- the LOC126668199 gene encoding uncharacterized protein LOC126668199 has translation MSYSLDALPIKSLSDVQDAFLSVQFCEKEIFDTLMTCDGNKASGSFRYYGFLTDRISPVLPLVISKNQFGFIKERSIHDCHMIASVIIHLVKRRREQVFLLKLDFMIAFNTISWSFILDMLHKMNFDQKWTSWISSHFDSTQLSSLLRRSYLPYALLLVVESRKALFSKAASSGLFSGVHIDGLDEPVSILQFADDTLLFVPNDLQMIENLLRILS, from the exons ATGAGCTACTCATTGGATGCTTTACCTATTAAGTCCTTATCTGATGTTCAAGACGCCTTCCTATCAGTCCAGTTTTGCGAGAAGGAGATCTTTGATACTCTGATGACTTGTGATGGCAATAAAGCCTCGG GGAGCTTCAGATATTATGGATTTTTGACCGATCG AATCTCTCCTGTTTTGCCTTTGGTTATTTCTAAAAACCAATTTGGCTTTATTAAAGAAAGGAGTATTCATGATTGTCATATGATTGCATCGGTTATTATACATCTTGTCAAGCGTCGTAGAGAGCAAGTTTTTCTTCTTAAGTTGGACTTTATGATAGCTTTTAATACTATATCTTGGAGCTTTATTTTGGACATGCTCCATAAGATGAATTTTGATCAGAAATGGACTAGTTGGATATCCTCCCATTTTGATTCGACACAACTCTCA AGTCTGTTAAGGAGATCCTATCTTCCATATGCTCTTCTTTTGGTTGTGGAAAGTCGAAAAGCTCTATTCTCCAAAGCTGCTAGCTCAGGTTTGTTTTCAGGAGTACATATTGATGGTCTGGACGAGCCTGTTTCTATCCTGCAGTTTGCGGATGATACTCTACTTTTTGTTCCCAATGATTTACAGATGATTGAGAACCTTCTTCGCATTTTGAGTTGA